In Candidatus Manganitrophus morganii, the genomic window TCGGTCCGTCGGATCCGGGATGGCCTTCGTTCGACCTCGTCTTGCTTGGCATCGGATCGGACGGGCATACCGCGTCATTGTTCCCCGGATCGCCGGTTTTGAAGGAAACGGTTCGGTGGGTCGCCGCACCTTACGTCGAGAAACTCAACGCCGTGCGTTTGACCCTCACCCTGCCGGCGCTCAATCATGCGCGGCGGGTGATCTTCCTCGCGGCAGGGAAAGAGAAGAGGTCGATTATCAGAGATGTTCTTTCGGACGATTCTCCATCAACCAATCTCCCCGCCCGCATGGTTCAACCCCGGAAGGGGGAGCGTTTCTTTTTTTTAGATCGAGACGCCGCCGCGCTCCTCGGGAAGAATCTCCGATGAAGACGATTGTGGTCGGAAGCGATCATGCGGGATTTAAGGTAAAAGAACGGATTAAAAATCTCCTGGAGAGGTGGGGCTATCGGGTCGAAGATGTCGGCGCGTACGAGATGATCCCGTCGGATGATTATCCGGAGTATGCGGAGAAGGTTGCCTTGAAGGTCGTTGCGAAGCGGGGCGGCAGAGGCATTCTGGCCTGCGGGACCGGAATCGGCGCTTCCATCGCAGCCAATAAAATTCCGGGCATCCGGGCCGCGCTGGTCGGAAGCGTGAAAGATGCAAGGCTCAGCCGCGAACACAACGACGCGAACCTCCTGGTCTTGGGCGGTTGGGAAAACAACAAGGATCAGATTTCAAAAATCGTTCAGGCTTGGCTGGATGGAAAATTCCAAGGAGGCCGGCACCGGCGCCGGGTCAATCAGATCATCCGGATCGAAAAGAAATATCAAACACAACGCCTCATGAGGAAAAGATGACGGCCTTGGCCGGAGATATCGGGGGAACAAAAACCATTCTGGCGCTGTTCACCGGTGAAAAAGAAGGGATGCGCCTGATCAGGGAAGCGGTCTATCCAAGCCGTCTTTGTCCAGATCTCGAAGGGGGAAAGAGATGACCGGTCAATCCACTCGGAGGCGATATCCCACCCCGATCTCCGTCAGCAGATAGCGTGGACGCGACGGATTCTCCTCCAGCTTCCCCCTCAGTTGCCGCATATAGACCCTCAGATATTGCGCTTCCTCCGCGTGCAGCGGTCCCCACACCTCCTTGAGCAGCTGGCGATGCGTGATGACCTTTCCGGCATGGCGCACCAGAACACCCAGCAACTTGTATTCCGTCGGACTGAGATGGACCTCTTTGCCGGCGATAAAGACCCGGCGCTTTTCAAGATCGACTCGGAGATCGCCGATCTGGAAAAGCGGCTCCCCCGCCTCTGTCCGGGCGGTGCGGCGGAGGGCGACCCGCATGCGGGCCAAAAGCTCCTCGATCCCGAACGGTTTCGTCAGATAGTCGTCCGCGCCCAAGTCAAGCGCCGTCACCTTATCATGCTCCTGAGACCTCGCGGTGAGAACGATGATCGGCTTGGACGTCCATTCACGCAGCCGTCGGATCACCTCCAAGCCGTCGATATCGGGAAGTCCCAGATCGAGGAGCACAACGTCCGGATTCCAGGCCATGGCTTGCGTCAGCCCCTCCTTTCCGGTCTCGGCATCGACCACCCGATAGCCGGCGCCCGAAAGGGTCGTCTGAATGAAATGCCCAATCGGAGTTTCATCTTCAATGACCAATATCGTCGGTTGAGAAGTGGTCATGGTTGGGTCGCCTGCTTCTGCACTTCTTCAGGCTCGAGATGCGGCGGCTCTCCGCTGACAGGAAGGGTAAACCGGAAGGAGGCCCCTCCCTCCGGACGGTTCTCAACCCAGATGCGGCCTCCGTGCACCTCCACGACCCCCCGACAGATCGCCAGCCCCAAGCCGACGCCGCGGGTCCGCTTCGGACCGGTCCGGTAGAACTTATCGAAGATCCGCTGCTCCTCCCCCGGTGGAATGCCCGGCCCCCGATCCGCCACCGAAATCGTCACCTGACCCTCCTCAAATTCCGCCGACACTTCAATCGGGCCGCCGGCCGGGGTATACTTCGTCGCATTTTCCAGAAGGTTGATCAACACCTCTTCGATCAAGACGCCGTCCATCGGGACCAGCGGCGCATCGGTCGGCACCTGCGTCGTCACGGTCCGGTCGCTCAGTTTTTTCTCAAGCCGCACGAGGGCCGCTCCGACCACCTCCTCCAGCGGAAGGGGCTCTTTGTGCATCTGGATGGCGCCCGCCTCCAATCGGGTCATGTAGAGAAGGTTGTTGACGAGACGATCCATCCACATCACCTCGTCATGAATCGATTGGATCAGTTGCTTCCGCGTTTGCGGATCGAAATCGACCTTTCCTTCAAAGAGGCTGCTCACCGCGCCGGCGATCGCCGCCAGCGGTGTTCGAAGGTCATGAGAGACGGCGCTCAGCAGAGCGTTGCGCATCCGCTCCGCCTCGATCATCACCTGGGCTTCTTGTCCCTCCTCGGCCAGCCGCGCCCGCTCGATCGCGCCGGCCATGAGATTGGCGAAGGTCTCCAGCAAATGAATCTGGTCGGGCGCCAACAGCTCTCGGGGCTGCTCCGGCCGAACCGCCAGCACCCCCAACGGACCGCGCGACGCCGTCAACGGCAAAAAGAGGGCATCGGCTCCCGGGAGGTTGTCGGTCCCCATTCCGGCCATCTGCGCGTGGTCGAAAACCCATTGCGCGACACCGATATTCTTGGCATCCGAAAACGACGACGCCTGCTCTCCGATCCCCGGTCCCAGATGTTTCATCGGATCGGCCAGAAACACCGCCGCCTGGCACTTGAAGATCTCGCTGATATGCCTGAGCGCGACTTTGGAGAGGCGCTCCACCAATCGGGTCTCGGTCAGCTCGCGGCTCAACGCGTAAAGCGCCCCGGTGCGCCGCTCCCGCCCGCG contains:
- a CDS encoding response regulator, whose protein sequence is MTTSQPTILVIEDETPIGHFIQTTLSGAGYRVVDAETGKEGLTQAMAWNPDVVLLDLGLPDIDGLEVIRRLREWTSKPIIVLTARSQEHDKVTALDLGADDYLTKPFGIEELLARMRVALRRTARTEAGEPLFQIGDLRVDLEKRRVFIAGKEVHLSPTEYKLLGVLVRHAGKVITHRQLLKEVWGPLHAEEAQYLRVYMRQLRGKLEENPSRPRYLLTEIGVGYRLRVD
- a CDS encoding glucokinase, producing the protein MTALAGDIGGTKTILALFTGEKEGMRLIREAVYPSRLCPDLEGGKR
- the rpiB gene encoding ribose 5-phosphate isomerase B, whose amino-acid sequence is MKTIVVGSDHAGFKVKERIKNLLERWGYRVEDVGAYEMIPSDDYPEYAEKVALKVVAKRGGRGILACGTGIGASIAANKIPGIRAALVGSVKDARLSREHNDANLLVLGGWENNKDQISKIVQAWLDGKFQGGRHRRRVNQIIRIEKKYQTQRLMRKR